The Macaca nemestrina isolate mMacNem1 chromosome 6, mMacNem.hap1, whole genome shotgun sequence genome window below encodes:
- the LOC105487486 gene encoding polyadenylate-binding protein-interacting protein 1 isoform X3 — MAKPQVVVAPVLMSKLSVNAPEFYPSGYSSNYTESYEDGCEDYPTLSEYVQDFLNHLTEQPGSFETEIEQFAETLNGCVTTDDALQELVELIYQQATSIPNFSYMGARLCNYLSHHLTISPQSGNFRQLLLQRCRTEYEVKDQAAKGDEVTRKRFHAFVLFLGELYLNLEIKGTNGQVTRADILQVGLRELLNALFSNPMDDNLICAVKLLKLTGSVLEDAWKEKGKIDMEEIIQRIENVVLDANCSRDVKQMLLKLVELRSSNWGRVHATSTYREATPENDPNYFMNEPTFYTSDGVPFTAADPDYQEKYQELLEREDFFPDYEENGTDLSGAGDPYLDDIDDEMDPEIEEAYEKFCLESERKRKQ; from the exons ATGGCTAAGCCCCAGGTGGTTGTAGCCCCTGTATTAATGTCTAAGCTGTCTGTGAATGCCCCTGAATTTTACCCTTCAGGTTATTCTTCCAATTACACA GAATCCTATGAGGATGGTTGTGAGGATTATCCTACTCTGTCAGAATATGTTCAGGATTTTTTGAATCATCTTACAGAGCAGCCTGGCAGTTTTGAAACTGAAATTGAACAGTTTGCAGAGACCCTGAATGGTTGCGTTACAACAGATGATGCTTTGCAAGAACTTGTGGAACTCATCTATCAACAG gccACGTCTATCCCAAATTTTTCTTATATGGGAGCTCGCCTGTGTAATTACCTGTCCCATCATCTGACAATTAGCCCACAGAGTGGCAACTTCCGCCAATTGCTACTTCAAAG ATGTCGCACTGAATATGAAGTTAAAGATCAAGCTGCAAAAGGGGATGAAGTTACTCGAAAACGATTTCATGCATTTGTACTCTTTCTGGGAGAACTTTATCTTAACCTGGAG ATCAAGGGAACAAATGGACAGGTTACAAGAGCAGATATTCTTCAGGTTGGTCTTCGAGAATTGCTGAATGCCCTCTTTTCTAATCCTATGGATGACAATTTAATTTGTGCAGTAAAATTATTGaag TTGACAGGATCAGTTTTGGAAGATGcttggaaggaaaaaggaaagatagaTATGGAAGAAATTATTCAGAGAATTGAAAATGTTGTCCTAGATGCAAACTGCAGTAG AGATGTGAAACAGATGCTCTTGAAGCTTGTAGAACTCCGGTCAAGTAACTGGGGTAGAGTCCATGCAACTTCAACATATAGAGAAGCAACACCAGAAAATGATCCTAACTACTTTATG AACGAACCAACATTTTATACATCTGATGGTGTTCCTTTCACTGCAGCTGATCCAG ATTACCAAGAGAAATATCAAGAATTACTTGAAAGAGAGGACTTTTTTCCAGATTATGAAGAAAATGGAACAGATTTATCTGGGGCTGGTGATCC ATACTTGGATGATATTGATGATGAGATGGACCCAGAGATAGAAGAAGCTTATGAAAAGTTTTGTTTGGAATCAGAGCGTAAGCGAAAACAGTAA
- the LOC105487486 gene encoding polyadenylate-binding protein-interacting protein 1 isoform X2, with the protein MSDGFDRAPEQTRPLRAPPSSQDKIPQQNSESAMAKPQVVVAPVLMSKLSVNAPEFYPSGYSSNYTESYEDGCEDYPTLSEYVQDFLNHLTEQPGSFETEIEQFAETLNGCVTTDDALQELVELIYQQATSIPNFSYMGARLCNYLSHHLTISPQSGNFRQLLLQRCRTEYEVKDQAAKGDEVTRKRFHAFVLFLGELYLNLEIKGTNGQVTRADILQVGLRELLNALFSNPMDDNLICAVKLLKLTGSVLEDAWKEKGKIDMEEIIQRIENVVLDANCSRDVKQMLLKLVELRSSNWGRVHATSTYREATPENDPNYFMNEPTFYTSDGVPFTAADPDYQEKYQELLEREDFFPDYEENGTDLSGAGDPYLDDIDDEMDPEIEEAYEKFCLESERKRKQ; encoded by the exons agcaAACGAGGCCCCTGAGAGCTCCACCTAGTTCACAGGATAAAATCCCACAGCAGAACTCGGAGTCAGCAATGGCTAAGCCCCAGGTGGTTGTAGCCCCTGTATTAATGTCTAAGCTGTCTGTGAATGCCCCTGAATTTTACCCTTCAGGTTATTCTTCCAATTACACA GAATCCTATGAGGATGGTTGTGAGGATTATCCTACTCTGTCAGAATATGTTCAGGATTTTTTGAATCATCTTACAGAGCAGCCTGGCAGTTTTGAAACTGAAATTGAACAGTTTGCAGAGACCCTGAATGGTTGCGTTACAACAGATGATGCTTTGCAAGAACTTGTGGAACTCATCTATCAACAG gccACGTCTATCCCAAATTTTTCTTATATGGGAGCTCGCCTGTGTAATTACCTGTCCCATCATCTGACAATTAGCCCACAGAGTGGCAACTTCCGCCAATTGCTACTTCAAAG ATGTCGCACTGAATATGAAGTTAAAGATCAAGCTGCAAAAGGGGATGAAGTTACTCGAAAACGATTTCATGCATTTGTACTCTTTCTGGGAGAACTTTATCTTAACCTGGAG ATCAAGGGAACAAATGGACAGGTTACAAGAGCAGATATTCTTCAGGTTGGTCTTCGAGAATTGCTGAATGCCCTCTTTTCTAATCCTATGGATGACAATTTAATTTGTGCAGTAAAATTATTGaag TTGACAGGATCAGTTTTGGAAGATGcttggaaggaaaaaggaaagatagaTATGGAAGAAATTATTCAGAGAATTGAAAATGTTGTCCTAGATGCAAACTGCAGTAG AGATGTGAAACAGATGCTCTTGAAGCTTGTAGAACTCCGGTCAAGTAACTGGGGTAGAGTCCATGCAACTTCAACATATAGAGAAGCAACACCAGAAAATGATCCTAACTACTTTATG AACGAACCAACATTTTATACATCTGATGGTGTTCCTTTCACTGCAGCTGATCCAG ATTACCAAGAGAAATATCAAGAATTACTTGAAAGAGAGGACTTTTTTCCAGATTATGAAGAAAATGGAACAGATTTATCTGGGGCTGGTGATCC ATACTTGGATGATATTGATGATGAGATGGACCCAGAGATAGAAGAAGCTTATGAAAAGTTTTGTTTGGAATCAGAGCGTAAGCGAAAACAGTAA